The Rhodanobacter sp. LX-99 genome segment CGAGCAGGGTCATGCCGCCTTCCAGGCGCATGCTCTCGCGAGCCACGGCCTGACGCAGGGCACGGTCGATGAACTCCGAACGGCTCAGCGATTCGGCCAGACGACCCGTGGTGCCTGCCGCCGAGGTGGCCTGCTGGTGATGGGCCACTGCTGAGGCGGCGTCGAGCGCGATCTTGGAGAACGGCTCGCTGCGCGGCTGGGCTTCCAGTTCACGGATTGCATCCTGGGTGGAGCCGTTGCCCCAGAAACCGTTGATGACCTTGTCGGCGCGGGCCTTCACCGTCGCATTGCGGATGCCGTTGGCAATGATGAAGTACCACGACAGGAACGACATCACGACCAGGGTCACGAAGACGACCCAGCCGAGCCAGTCGAAGTTCTGGATCAGGTTGTCGAAGCCCATCTGCTTCATGGCTTCGGCGTTGGTATTGCCACCCAAGGCCTGTGCGGCATCGGTCGTTGCAGGAGTCTGTAGGAACATAACGCTACCCTAGGGAAGTCAAGCGTGAACTGTAACTGTAAACCAGGCGAACCTGGTTACAGCTGGTTGAGATTGAAGTTGACCGGAACGCGTGCGTACCCTTCAACTTTTTGTCCATTTCGAATCGTTGGATTGAAGCGCCAACGACGTGCGGCATCCATGGCAGCACGATCGAGTTCGTGATAACCGCTGGACCGGTCCACCTTGATGTCCTTCGGCGAACCATCCACGCCCACCAGGATCATCAGCACCACCGTACCTTCATGCCGCTGACGGATCGCCTGCGGCGGATACTTCGGCTGGAGACGGCTGTTATAGCTGAGATCCGAGCTGGCCGTGATATCCGACGGCGGCGCCGGTGGAGCTGGCGGTGCCGGCGGCGGTGCCGGGGTCGCATTCGCCGAAACCTCTTCCACCGGTGGCGGCGGGGTCGGTGGCGGCGGGGTCGGCGGCGGCTTGATCTGCTGGATGATCTTCGGCGGCGGCTGCTTCGGCGGCTCCGGCGGCGGCGGCGGCGGTGGCGGCGGCGGCGGCGGCGGCTCGATGAAGTTCACCTGGACGATGCGTTCCTTTTCCTTGTGGTTCTGATTCGGCGGCGCCATGGGCGCCACGATCAACAGGAATGCAAACGCATGCAGCCCGATGGCAACTGCCAATGCCCAGGTGCGTTTCCAACTAAACGGCTCGCGCCCGATTTCTTCGTTACTTGAGGCCATCTGTCACTATCTGAAGCTGATCAAACCGAAGGAGAACGTTGCCGCAGGGCTTGGCCCGAAACCGTCTGATGCCTGGACGGACCCGGAGGGAACTTAGCCACTGGGGAGACGCTAGGGAAAGGTTTCAACGGTACAACAGCACATGGCATTTGTATAGCACCGCGGGGCAGACGATATGGACGTCCATCCACCCCGCGGTTTGCCAGATGCTTCAGCCGGTCAGCCAGCACCGGTCTTTTTCAGCCAATCCTTTGCCTTTGCCGCCGTCTCCGGATCCTGTGCGGCCTTCTTCATCGCGGCGATCGCAGCGGGCTTGTTCTTCAAGCCACGCTCGGACTCGGCCAGCAGCATGTACGCCGTGCCCTTGTGCTTTACGCCCTTGTCGATGGCCTGCTGGATCAGGCCCTTGGCCTGGCTGTACTTGTTCTCGCTCAGCAGCAGGCGTCCGGCGCGCAGTGCGGC includes the following:
- a CDS encoding energy transducer TonB encodes the protein MASSNEEIGREPFSWKRTWALAVAIGLHAFAFLLIVAPMAPPNQNHKEKERIVQVNFIEPPPPPPPPPPPPPEPPKQPPPKIIQQIKPPPTPPPPTPPPPVEEVSANATPAPPPAPPAPPAPPSDITASSDLSYNSRLQPKYPPQAIRQRHEGTVVLMILVGVDGSPKDIKVDRSSGYHELDRAAMDAARRWRFNPTIRNGQKVEGYARVPVNFNLNQL
- a CDS encoding MotA/TolQ/ExbB proton channel family protein; the encoded protein is MFLQTPATTDAAQALGGNTNAEAMKQMGFDNLIQNFDWLGWVVFVTLVVMSFLSWYFIIANGIRNATVKARADKVINGFWGNGSTQDAIRELEAQPRSEPFSKIALDAASAVAHHQQATSAAGTTGRLAESLSRSEFIDRALRQAVARESMRLEGGMTLLATVGSAAPFVGLLGTVWGIYHALIRIAASGNASMNAVAGPVGEALIMTAFGLFAAIPALFAYNFFSRSNRVVYARFDEFAHDLHDFFATGSRVESQK